In Toxoplasma gondii ME49 chromosome V, whole genome shotgun sequence, the DNA window CCGCGAGCTGCTGCAGAGTGGCACGCATTTCCCGCTGCCGACTTAGCAGCGCCGTCCGCAGGCGCTGGAGACTTTTCACATGCTCCTGATGGACTTGCGTGAGGTACTCGCGCTGCAATTCCGCCTCTGCGTTCGCCCGCTGCTCCAATCGGAGCACTTCCTGATGGAGAGCGGCGCACGCGTCGCGCTCTCCAACATTCAAGTAGGCGCGAACTCCTGTGGTTCCGCATGCAGGCCGGTCGTAAAGATTCATTAACTCCCGTTCGTAGGCTTCAGACAACCGGCTCCCGCGGACCTCCCAGACCGCGGCGGCCACGCTCAGAACCCACCCTTTCATGTGGGATTCGGCGCTCGCGAGCTCCGACTCCTCGCTGGGAGACAAAAGGGTTTGTGGGCGTACCTCGTCATGAGTCTCGAGAAATTCAGGCTGTTCCAGCGCGCATATATTCTCAGTCCGCTTTTCCCGGCCACCGGCCTTCGCCACATGGGCAGCTTTCGAAGTACCGAGGCGGCTCGCAGCGCGGGCAAGCCGCGGCGAAGAACACGACTGATTTCGCGCCTTTTTGAGAGGCGGCATGCTGTCCACTTCAGACGCTTTGGAGACACTCAACCTTTTCGAGAAGGACCGGAAAACCTGGGGAGGGAAGAATGGCTGGAGAAGCGAACTTTCGAAAGGCGCCGCgttttccttgtggaccCGCGAGGCGGATTCGCCCGCGGCCTGCTCTGACAGCGCTGTGGCCCATtggaagagcgacagagcggccgtctctctttttttcttaACGGAGGAAGCTCCGGCGGCCCCGCTGCAGCGGCGATGAGGGTGACACAGCGCGTCTGTGGCAGAAGCCACCGCGGGAGACGCGGCCATCGCAGCAGACATGCTCGCAGGGTCTGCTGCTGAGGGAGTTAGGAACTTATTTTCCCGGCGAAAAAAAGTACGACGGCCGACCGCCTTTCCAAGAATGGAGCGAATCAGAATGAATCTCCTTCCTGGCTCTGGTCCATTTATTTGTCCCTGGTGCTGAGTCAGGCTGGGTGTGGTTCCGTTGCCGGGGATCTGAAGGCTTGGCGGGAGATACAGCCTGTGGAGAGTGTTTGCTGAAGAGGCTACTCGATCATTTGTTCCACAACGTCAAAAAGTGGTACGCAGAGGGGGACACTCACCGCAACCTACGATATCCTCCGGGTGACACGCGATGTGTGAAGACGGGTGCTGTtcacggagaaaagacgacaGATCGAGGCAGTCTCCGTCAAATGAGACATGTACAGTGCCTGTAAGAACATGTACAGGGGGCAGGAGATACTACACACAAGAAAAATACGACTTGAACCGTCAGCTGTCGAATGATACACTACAGTCCGATTTAATTTCGGGAGTATCCGCAGGAGTAAACGAGCAATAAAAAGCGTCTCAAGAATCAGCCTGTGACATCCGCGGCCGGACTGTCGTACTCAACCGGGTGTAGTCTGGGCGCCAGCTTGTGCTTGTTTCGGAAACTATCATGAAAATgcaagacaagagaaaagaccGAAACGCATTGCGCCTTCTCGGGTTTCCGATGTCTTCAAACCGTGCCACTTCATGTCgcccctctgcatgcagatgtgctGCCATGCACACACATCCATCTGTCTCTTGGGCGCGTGCGGTGCACGTCTTGCATAAGCGGTCCTGCATTCGCGTACAGACACCTTTCTGGAAAGTGCCACCTCCAGCGAGCCGGTTCCCTTCTCTCAGAGTCTCTGCGACTGCGTCGGAGTTCCGTCCGCGCAAATGCGCAGCTACATTTAAAACCTTCCCAGTATGCGAAAGTGAAACTTTAGTCTTCTCGAGGGTCAGCAAGTCCGGAACAACGCCCTCTTGCCACTTCGCCTTAAAACGGCTGCTCAATCGAGAGCGTTGGCAACAGGGCGCAGCGTGCGAGGTTCGCCAACTACCCAGAAGCCTGACTGTTGCGTGTGTATGTGTCTTTTGCGGTAGGCAAACGTCTGGCAAACTTACCTCAACGCGCCTTCCGTCTCAGTTCAAAGCACTGCCGGCGCGTCTGAATAAGGAAGCGTGTAGCGGCTCTTAACGGTAGCTAGGCGTTCTGCCATACCTCTGAAGCAGAAAGAGTAGCCACAGACTGGCACTGATAAGTCGATTCGGGTGGTAGCAGTTTTTTCGAGAGATTTTTATTTATTTCCTACACACGCTTCGTCACGAATTCACCACGGCATGAAAAACCTTCCCACGAGCAAGAGCAGCGCTCCGACTGTTGGGGGGTTCTGATGGAGTTACATGCTCTGTCGCGCGGCAATCCCCGCCGCTAGTGGGCTCGTGGCACTGCGACCCTCGGACCGTTCCTCGTCTCGCAGGTGTGTTGAAACAGAAGCATTCAAACCGAGCAAGAAGGCGAATAACACGTTTTTCCGTTTTGCGGCTACCGAGCTTTCGCTAGAAGCCTTTGTTTTTTGTTCGAGAGCCTTTCTCAGGCACAGCGCGCTTGGACAGGGCTTTGCtggctttgtctctctcatTCCTCGGCGGGCGCCTCTAACAAAAGCTTTCGCGCCG includes these proteins:
- a CDS encoding hypothetical protein (encoded by transcript TGME49_286760), producing the protein MSAAMAASPAVASATDALCHPHRRCSGAAGASSVKKKRETAALSLFQWATALSEQAAGESASRVHKENAAPFESSLLQPFFPPQVFRSFSKRLSVSKASEVDSMPPLKKARNQSCSSPRLARAASRLGTSKAAHVAKAGGREKRTENICALEQPEFLETHDEVRPQTLLSPSEESELASAESHMKGWVLSVAAAVWEVRGSRLSEAYERELMNLYDRPACGTTGVRAYLNVGERDACAALHQEVLRLEQRANAEAELQREYLTQVHQEHVKSLQRLRTALLSRQREMRATLQQLAAVHHPQKRVAEKGRAGTELVDRLRELMDEQERRVTSVYVQQVNRLQESLNELLTKRTDREGNSLSAQNSQKTARTCANGLSVQDSAESGAALSSAALQSKLSDKRGKRQKLSSPFCNSNSSLKRRSVCMLRGLACVTRADAATAKKSGTSKRMLR